A genome region from Pseudomonas sp. S06B 330 includes the following:
- a CDS encoding YybH family protein, which translates to MSSAAENEIRQLIEAWIPAVRARDIPAIIAPYADDILAFDAIKQLQFKGKAAYRAHWQTCMEHCPGEMVFEMEQLQIHATPDLAFAHWLNRCGPPVEEGGEDKSCYMRATVGYQRIGGQWKVIHEHWSAPFDMETGAALFSLKP; encoded by the coding sequence ATGAGCAGTGCCGCCGAAAACGAAATCCGCCAACTCATCGAGGCCTGGATTCCCGCCGTCCGCGCCCGTGACATCCCCGCCATCATCGCGCCCTACGCCGACGATATCCTCGCCTTCGATGCCATCAAACAATTGCAGTTCAAGGGCAAGGCCGCTTACCGCGCTCACTGGCAAACCTGTATGGAGCATTGCCCCGGTGAGATGGTTTTTGAGATGGAGCAGTTGCAGATTCATGCCACCCCGGACCTGGCGTTTGCCCATTGGCTCAATCGGTGTGGCCCGCCGGTAGAAGAGGGTGGTGAGGATAAAAGCTGCTACATGCGCGCCACGGTCGGCTACCAACGTATCGGTGGGCAATGGAAGGTGATTCATGAGCATTGGTCGGCGCCGTTCGACATGGAGACCGGTGCCGCCCTGTTCTCGCTCAAGCCTTGA
- a CDS encoding alpha/beta hydrolase, whose amino-acid sequence MHHDAFWLPASDHCSLYVYQWLPSTPIKAVVLLAHGMAEHAGRYQRLGEALSAAGYALIAHDQRGHGRTAELGTLGLFARHDGWSAVVNDLGLLSQHIGQQFPGTPVFLFGHSMGSYIAQAYLMHHGASLQGAILSGSNFQPPALYRTACVIARFEAWRQGPLGHSALIEWLSFGSFNKAFKPTRTAFDWLSRDNAEVDHYVADPLCGFRCSNRLWIDLLMGLEQISLPANLKQIDPNLPILVMGGECDPVSAGKRLKDLAGALRLAGNQHVQLQLYPNARHELLNETNRDEVTAAIIDWLEQALALGRPARSE is encoded by the coding sequence ATGCACCACGATGCGTTCTGGCTACCGGCCAGCGATCACTGCAGCCTGTATGTCTACCAATGGCTGCCCAGCACGCCCATCAAGGCGGTGGTGCTGTTGGCCCATGGCATGGCCGAACATGCCGGGCGCTACCAGCGCCTGGGCGAGGCGTTGAGCGCTGCAGGCTATGCGCTGATTGCCCATGACCAGCGTGGCCATGGCCGTACCGCCGAGCTCGGCACCCTCGGCCTGTTCGCCCGGCACGATGGCTGGAGCGCTGTGGTCAACGACCTCGGACTGCTCAGCCAGCACATTGGCCAGCAATTCCCCGGCACGCCAGTATTCCTCTTCGGTCACAGCATGGGCAGCTACATTGCCCAAGCCTACCTGATGCACCACGGCGCCAGCCTGCAAGGAGCAATTCTCAGCGGCTCGAACTTCCAACCACCGGCGCTGTACCGCACCGCCTGCGTGATTGCCCGCTTCGAGGCCTGGCGCCAGGGGCCACTGGGCCACAGTGCGCTGATCGAATGGTTGTCGTTTGGCTCGTTCAACAAGGCCTTCAAACCAACCCGCACGGCCTTCGATTGGCTCAGCCGTGACAACGCCGAGGTCGACCACTACGTCGCCGACCCGCTGTGCGGCTTCCGCTGCAGCAATCGCTTGTGGATTGATCTGTTGATGGGCCTTGAACAGATCAGCCTGCCGGCCAACCTCAAACAGATCGATCCGAACCTGCCAATTCTGGTGATGGGCGGCGAATGTGATCCGGTCAGTGCCGGCAAGCGTCTCAAGGATCTGGCCGGTGCTTTGCGCCTGGCCGGCAACCAGCATGTTCAGTTGCAGCTGTACCCTAACGCGCGACATGAACTGCTCAATGAAACCAACCGTGACGAGGTCACGGCCGCAATCATCGACTGGTTGGAGCAGGCCCTGGCCCTTGGCCGCCCTGCCCGCAGCGAATGA
- a CDS encoding SRPBCC family protein, with protein MSLHPPGTVLHELSLSRLIDAPRSKVFRAWTEPDLLAQWWGPNGMTTPLCEMQLWVGGLFRTVMRAPDGTEYPNQGVFLEIVTPSRIVFTDAFGPGWVPSNRAFMTAVVTFEDVQGKTQYTARAWHWSAADCLAHEEMGFYRGWGESLDRLVALVTTQMPG; from the coding sequence ATGAGCCTTCACCCGCCAGGGACCGTGCTGCACGAGCTGTCCCTCAGCCGATTGATCGATGCTCCGCGCAGCAAGGTGTTTCGGGCCTGGACCGAACCCGATTTGCTCGCGCAGTGGTGGGGGCCGAACGGCATGACCACGCCCTTGTGTGAAATGCAGTTGTGGGTAGGTGGCTTGTTTCGCACGGTGATGCGCGCACCTGATGGCACCGAATACCCTAATCAGGGTGTGTTTCTGGAGATTGTTACCCCGTCGCGCATTGTCTTTACCGACGCCTTCGGGCCAGGCTGGGTGCCGTCGAACCGGGCCTTCATGACGGCTGTGGTGACCTTTGAGGATGTCCAGGGTAAGACCCAGTACACCGCACGCGCCTGGCACTGGAGTGCCGCAGATTGCCTGGCCCATGAGGAAATGGGCTTTTACCGTGGCTGGGGGGAAAGCCTGGATCGCCTGGTGGCGTTGGTAACCACCCAGATGCCAGGCTGA
- a CDS encoding RNA polymerase sigma factor, which produces MATQVQVRAEVESVYRRESRRILATLIRLLGDFDLAEEAMHEAFFVAVERWQRDGIPANPRAWLVSAGRFKAIDSLRRRARFDRSQTQLMMALEALQEDDVNDEELQDDRLRLIFTCCHPALAADAQVPLTLREVCDLTTEEIARAFLLNPATIAQRIVRAKAKIRDARIPYQVPSLGELPERLDSVLRVIYLVFNEGYSASSGDNLMRNDLSDEAIRLGRLLQQLLPDPEVLGLLALMLLQASRQAARSDEQGDLILLDEQDRSLWNRELIAEGSQLVQQALRSQQFGVYSLQAAIAAVHAEAASAQETDWQEIVALYDVLLHGWPSPVVELNRAAALARRDGPQAGLLAVEAILARGQLQDYHLAHAARAELCRQLGRREQAREAYQTAWGLTSQGAERRYIERRLSEL; this is translated from the coding sequence ATGGCCACGCAGGTTCAGGTGCGGGCCGAGGTCGAGTCGGTCTACAGGCGTGAGTCGCGACGTATTCTGGCGACGCTGATTCGCTTGCTGGGTGATTTCGACTTGGCCGAGGAAGCCATGCATGAAGCGTTTTTTGTCGCGGTCGAACGCTGGCAGCGCGATGGTATTCCTGCCAATCCTCGGGCCTGGCTGGTGTCTGCAGGACGCTTCAAGGCCATCGACAGTTTACGTCGGCGTGCCCGTTTCGACCGCTCACAGACGCAGTTGATGATGGCGCTGGAGGCGCTGCAGGAGGACGACGTGAACGATGAGGAGCTACAAGATGATCGCCTGCGACTAATCTTCACCTGTTGTCACCCGGCGCTGGCTGCCGATGCCCAGGTGCCGCTGACTTTACGGGAAGTCTGCGACCTGACCACCGAGGAAATCGCCCGGGCTTTTCTGCTGAACCCGGCAACCATTGCCCAACGCATCGTGCGTGCCAAGGCCAAGATCCGTGACGCGCGGATTCCCTATCAGGTGCCATCGCTGGGCGAATTGCCCGAACGCCTGGACAGCGTCTTGCGCGTTATTTATCTGGTCTTTAACGAGGGTTATTCGGCGTCGTCGGGCGACAACCTGATGCGCAATGATCTGAGCGATGAGGCGATCCGCCTGGGGCGTCTGTTGCAGCAATTGCTGCCCGATCCGGAGGTCTTGGGTTTGCTCGCGCTGATGCTGTTACAGGCCTCGCGCCAGGCCGCGCGCAGCGATGAACAGGGCGATCTGATCCTACTTGATGAACAGGACCGTAGCCTGTGGAATCGCGAACTGATTGCCGAGGGTAGTCAATTGGTGCAACAGGCTTTGCGCAGCCAGCAGTTCGGGGTGTACAGCCTGCAGGCAGCGATCGCTGCGGTGCATGCCGAGGCGGCCAGTGCGCAAGAGACCGATTGGCAAGAGATCGTCGCTTTGTACGACGTATTGCTTCACGGCTGGCCTTCACCGGTGGTGGAACTCAATCGTGCGGCGGCGCTGGCGCGTCGCGATGGACCCCAGGCAGGGCTGTTGGCAGTGGAGGCGATTCTGGCGCGCGGGCAGTTACAGGATTATCACCTGGCCCATGCCGCCCGTGCCGAGCTGTGTCGGCAGTTGGGGCGGCGCGAACAGGCACGCGAGGCGTACCAGACCGCCTGGGGGCTGACCTCGCAAGGCGCTGAACGACGCTACATCGAGCGGCGCCTGAGCGAGTTGTAA
- a CDS encoding helix-turn-helix transcriptional regulator produces MALIAEPLHRCGLVESSWVRASAASFPRHTHDELVLGANLSGHEHIWLDGMHLDVPPGAVTLYNPLAVQGSTFGPEGVEYISLHLDVSALQRLMGDNNLGPTQGCPTFEQGVLQHATLYRSIVDFAAAPSEAEQEAALLQLLAELFAQDPVASGEQAPAIEQSVKFMRAHVDERLALDQLAQAAQMSKFHFVRCFKKAKGLGPLQYHMQLRLIEARRRLRAGAHPRDVALALGFYDQSHFINAFGRVMGVTPQAYCAAFRHA; encoded by the coding sequence ATGGCCCTGATTGCTGAACCCCTGCACCGCTGCGGCCTGGTCGAGTCATCCTGGGTGCGTGCCAGCGCAGCGAGCTTTCCCCGCCATACCCATGATGAGCTGGTGCTCGGTGCCAATCTGTCCGGACACGAGCACATCTGGCTTGATGGCATGCACCTGGATGTCCCCCCTGGCGCGGTGACCTTGTACAACCCACTGGCGGTGCAAGGCTCGACCTTTGGCCCAGAGGGTGTCGAGTACATCAGCCTGCACCTGGACGTCAGTGCCTTGCAGCGGCTGATGGGCGACAACAACCTGGGGCCCACCCAGGGGTGCCCCACTTTTGAGCAAGGGGTGTTGCAACACGCGACGCTGTACCGTTCGATCGTGGATTTTGCTGCGGCGCCTTCCGAGGCCGAGCAGGAAGCCGCGTTGTTGCAGCTACTGGCCGAGCTGTTCGCGCAAGATCCGGTAGCCTCTGGTGAGCAGGCACCGGCCATCGAGCAGAGTGTGAAATTTATGCGCGCTCACGTGGATGAGCGCCTGGCGCTGGATCAACTGGCGCAAGCGGCGCAAATGAGTAAATTCCACTTCGTGCGCTGCTTCAAGAAAGCCAAGGGCTTGGGGCCGTTGCAGTACCACATGCAGCTACGTCTGATTGAAGCGCGCCGACGGCTGCGCGCAGGCGCTCACCCCAGGGATGTCGCCCTGGCGCTGGGCTTTTATGACCAGAGCCATTTCATCAATGCCTTTGGCCGGGTGATGGGTGTCACCCCGCAAGCCTATTGCGCAGCGTTCCGGCACGCCTGA
- a CDS encoding aminotransferase-like domain-containing protein: protein MWTPTLADTDQPRYLALVDAIAQAIERGELQVGARLPPQRRLAWALGLNPSTTQQAYREAAARHLVSGEVGRGTYVLAGSKEVTLFQLKQPQLQPRLIDLSTNVPVIDPDNHDIESTLQALLEAGEVRSLEHYLSADTLLLARLQGAAWLSNRGLHLSAKQVLLCGGAQQALFSLLLSLCQAGEPVLVEALTAPGIKAACRQLRLPLHGIAQDRQGVLAEDLDRVARATGARVVVLTPSLQNPTGACMSRERQQAIAEVVHRHGLLLIEDDVYGALIDQPPLWPLLGPHGILISSLSKTVAAGLRLGWIVADPVLLAKIDPHAQATHWQVSPLNLQIACRWISDGSASRRLAWQREEIDQRWRLARKLLGSERIFGQQPAPHIWVSCPIPSQSLVQRCRANAVEVVPADVFAVKQSDVQAVRISLSAANSRAELKQALERVVQAMEV from the coding sequence ATGTGGACCCCTACCCTCGCCGATACCGACCAACCCCGCTACCTGGCACTGGTCGATGCCATTGCCCAAGCCATCGAGCGTGGAGAGCTGCAGGTCGGTGCCCGGCTGCCACCACAACGGCGCCTGGCCTGGGCCCTGGGCCTGAACCCCAGCACCACCCAGCAGGCCTACCGTGAGGCCGCCGCCCGACATCTGGTCAGTGGTGAGGTCGGGCGCGGCACCTATGTGCTGGCAGGCAGCAAGGAAGTCACGCTGTTTCAGCTCAAGCAACCACAGCTGCAACCCCGGCTGATTGACCTGTCGACCAATGTGCCCGTGATCGACCCCGACAATCACGACATCGAATCCACCTTGCAGGCGTTGCTGGAGGCTGGCGAGGTACGCAGCCTGGAGCATTATCTGAGCGCCGACACCTTGCTGTTGGCACGGCTTCAAGGCGCTGCCTGGTTGAGCAACCGCGGCCTGCACTTGAGCGCGAAGCAAGTGCTACTGTGTGGCGGTGCCCAACAAGCGTTGTTCAGCTTGCTGCTGTCGCTGTGCCAGGCCGGCGAACCTGTGCTGGTCGAGGCCCTGACCGCGCCGGGCATCAAGGCCGCCTGCCGCCAGTTGCGCCTGCCCCTGCACGGCATTGCCCAAGACCGGCAAGGGGTCCTCGCCGAGGACCTGGATCGGGTCGCGCGAGCAACCGGTGCACGGGTCGTGGTGCTCACCCCAAGCCTGCAGAACCCTACCGGTGCCTGCATGAGTCGCGAACGCCAGCAGGCCATTGCCGAGGTGGTACATCGCCACGGCCTGCTGCTGATTGAAGATGACGTTTATGGTGCGCTGATCGACCAGCCGCCCCTGTGGCCGCTGTTGGGCCCGCACGGCATACTGATCAGCAGCCTGTCCAAGACTGTTGCTGCTGGATTACGCCTGGGCTGGATTGTCGCTGACCCCGTGCTGCTGGCCAAAATCGATCCGCATGCCCAGGCCACACACTGGCAGGTATCACCGCTGAACCTGCAGATCGCTTGCCGCTGGATCAGCGATGGCAGTGCCAGCCGTCGGCTGGCCTGGCAACGTGAAGAAATCGATCAACGCTGGCGCCTGGCGCGTAAGCTGCTAGGCAGCGAGCGGATCTTCGGCCAACAACCTGCGCCACACATCTGGGTGAGTTGCCCAATCCCTTCGCAATCACTGGTACAGCGCTGCCGGGCCAACGCTGTCGAGGTAGTCCCTGCCGACGTATTTGCGGTAAAACAGAGCGACGTACAAGCGGTGCGCATCAGCCTCTCTGCTGCCAACAGCCGCGCAGAACTGAAGCAGGCCCTGGAACGCGTGGTCCAGGCCATGGAGGTGTAA
- a CDS encoding GyrI-like domain-containing protein produces the protein MSNANQQAIEPARYEDAQAITIAGIGRRFTQSTTDRIPELWQRFEPHIGRVPGQVQAHTYGVCCNADGKGNFDYIAGVQVENVEVLPVDFQYVELKPQRYAVFEHRGSVDTLKATFQAIWNDWLPTSGERVAQAPEFERYGKDFDPFDSRSVMEIWLPLERR, from the coding sequence ATGTCCAACGCGAACCAGCAAGCAATTGAACCCGCCCGCTATGAAGACGCTCAAGCCATTACCATCGCCGGTATTGGCCGGCGCTTCACGCAGTCCACGACGGACAGAATTCCTGAGCTGTGGCAGCGCTTCGAACCTCATATTGGGCGGGTGCCCGGACAAGTCCAGGCGCACACTTACGGCGTGTGCTGTAACGCCGATGGCAAAGGCAACTTCGACTACATTGCCGGGGTTCAAGTAGAGAATGTCGAAGTGTTGCCCGTCGATTTTCAGTACGTTGAGCTTAAGCCTCAGCGCTATGCGGTGTTCGAACACCGCGGCAGCGTTGATACCCTCAAGGCGACCTTTCAGGCGATCTGGAACGACTGGCTACCGACGTCCGGCGAGCGAGTGGCGCAAGCGCCGGAGTTCGAACGCTATGGCAAGGATTTCGATCCGTTTGACAGCCGTAGCGTAATGGAAATCTGGCTGCCGCTGGAACGCCGCTAA
- the fadD2 gene encoding long-chain-fatty-acid--CoA ligase FadD2 has product MQADFWNDKRPAGVPSNIDMNAYKSVVEVFERSCKKFADRPAFSNLGVTLTYAELERHSAAFAAYLQQHTDLVPGDRIAVQMPNVLQYPIAVFGALRAGLIVVNTNPLYTAREMRHQFKDSGARALVYLNMFGKLVQEVLPDTNIEFLIEAKMGDMLPAAKGWLVNTIVAKVKKMVPDYQLPQAVPFKAALSQGRGVVPKQVALSLDDIAVLQYTGGTTGLAKGAMLTHGNLVANMLQVLACFSQHGEDGQRMIKEGQEVMIAPLPLYHIYAFTANCMCMMVTGNHNVLITNPRDIPGFIKELKKWKFSGLLGLNTLFVALMNHPEFKNLDFSALKVTNSGGTALVTATAERWESLTGCRIVEGYGLTETSPVASTNPYGKLARLGTVGIPVPGTGFKVIDDEGHELPMGERGELCIKGPQVMKGYWQHPQATAESLDSEGWFKTGDIAVIDPDGFTRIVDRKKDMIIVSGFNVYPNEIEEVVMGHPQVANCAVIGVPDERSGEAVKLFVVPREGGVSLEELKAYCKANFTGYKVPKHIVLRDSLPMTAVGKILRRELRDIA; this is encoded by the coding sequence ATGCAGGCTGATTTCTGGAATGACAAGCGCCCCGCAGGCGTGCCTTCGAACATTGACATGAATGCTTACAAGTCTGTGGTCGAAGTCTTCGAACGCTCTTGCAAGAAATTTGCTGACCGTCCAGCGTTCAGCAACCTTGGGGTGACCCTGACTTACGCCGAACTGGAACGTCACTCGGCGGCCTTTGCCGCCTATCTGCAGCAACATACCGACTTGGTGCCAGGCGACCGCATCGCGGTGCAGATGCCCAATGTGCTGCAGTATCCGATCGCCGTGTTCGGCGCCTTGCGCGCCGGGCTGATCGTGGTCAACACCAATCCGTTGTATACGGCACGGGAAATGCGCCATCAATTCAAGGATTCCGGCGCCCGTGCGCTGGTCTACCTGAATATGTTCGGCAAGCTGGTACAAGAAGTGCTGCCCGATACCAACATCGAATTTCTCATCGAAGCGAAGATGGGCGACATGTTGCCGGCGGCCAAAGGCTGGCTGGTCAATACCATAGTGGCCAAGGTCAAGAAGATGGTCCCTGACTACCAGCTGCCTCAAGCCGTGCCTTTCAAGGCCGCGCTCAGCCAAGGCCGTGGGGTGGTGCCCAAACAAGTGGCGCTGAGCCTCGATGATATTGCCGTGCTGCAGTACACCGGCGGTACCACCGGCCTTGCCAAAGGCGCGATGCTGACCCATGGCAACCTGGTCGCCAACATGCTTCAGGTGCTGGCGTGCTTCTCCCAACATGGTGAGGATGGTCAGCGCATGATCAAAGAAGGGCAGGAGGTGATGATTGCACCACTGCCGCTTTACCATATCTACGCCTTCACCGCCAATTGCATGTGCATGATGGTGACTGGCAACCACAACGTGCTGATCACCAATCCCCGCGACATTCCCGGCTTCATCAAAGAGCTGAAAAAGTGGAAGTTCTCCGGGTTGCTCGGCCTGAACACCTTGTTTGTAGCGTTGATGAACCACCCGGAATTCAAGAACCTCGATTTCTCAGCGTTGAAAGTTACCAACTCCGGTGGCACCGCCTTGGTTACCGCCACTGCTGAACGCTGGGAAAGCCTGACTGGCTGCCGCATTGTGGAAGGCTATGGCCTGACCGAAACCTCGCCGGTAGCCAGCACCAACCCTTACGGCAAGCTGGCGCGCCTGGGGACAGTGGGTATCCCGGTACCGGGTACGGGGTTCAAGGTCATCGATGATGAAGGTCATGAACTGCCGATGGGCGAACGTGGCGAGCTGTGCATCAAAGGCCCGCAGGTGATGAAGGGCTACTGGCAGCATCCGCAAGCGACTGCCGAGTCGCTCGATAGCGAGGGTTGGTTCAAGACCGGTGACATCGCCGTGATCGACCCGGATGGCTTTACCCGGATCGTCGATCGCAAGAAAGACATGATCATTGTCTCGGGCTTCAACGTGTACCCGAACGAGATCGAAGAAGTGGTCATGGGTCATCCACAAGTGGCCAACTGCGCAGTGATCGGCGTCCCGGACGAACGCTCCGGCGAAGCGGTGAAACTCTTTGTCGTGCCGCGTGAAGGCGGGGTCAGCCTGGAAGAGCTCAAGGCCTACTGCAAAGCCAACTTCACCGGCTACAAAGTGCCCAAGCACATTGTCTTGCGCGATTCGTTGCCGATGACTGCGGTGGGCAAGATCCTGCGCCGGGAATTGCGCGATATCGCCTGA
- a CDS encoding LysE family translocator: MPFSNGFLLSLSLCLDIGIANIAMITLAMQRGFLQGFWLGLGTCVGDLVYALAALAGMTVLLQFEAVRWVLWLGGSLLLVWFAIKMLLAAWRGDGQLQPGKMVVESSWREFLRGIFLAMSSPSAILWFAAVGGVLISRSGGGSLMEAGLFLSGFFAAGLLWCLSLCLIASHGGRLLGQRLLTWSYLLSAAIFCYFAVYVIVSGYREFILAVPPATAGL, from the coding sequence ATGCCTTTCTCTAACGGATTTCTCCTCAGTCTTTCCCTGTGCCTGGATATCGGCATCGCCAATATCGCCATGATCACCCTGGCCATGCAGCGTGGTTTTCTCCAAGGCTTTTGGCTGGGGTTGGGCACCTGCGTCGGTGATCTTGTCTACGCCCTGGCGGCTTTGGCCGGGATGACGGTGCTGCTGCAATTCGAAGCCGTACGCTGGGTCCTGTGGTTGGGCGGATCGCTGCTACTGGTGTGGTTCGCGATAAAGATGCTGCTGGCTGCCTGGCGCGGTGACGGGCAGTTACAGCCAGGAAAAATGGTCGTGGAATCGTCCTGGCGGGAGTTTCTGCGTGGGATCTTTCTGGCCATGTCGTCACCCAGTGCGATCCTCTGGTTTGCCGCGGTAGGCGGTGTGCTGATTTCCCGTTCCGGCGGCGGCAGCCTGATGGAGGCTGGCTTGTTCCTGTCCGGTTTCTTTGCCGCAGGGCTGCTCTGGTGCCTGTCGTTGTGCTTGATCGCCAGCCATGGCGGACGGTTACTGGGGCAGCGTTTGCTGACCTGGTCCTACCTGCTCTCGGCGGCGATTTTTTGCTACTTCGCGGTGTACGTGATCGTTTCTGGTTATCGCGAGTTCATCCTCGCCGTGCCGCCTGCCACAGCGGGTCTATAA
- a CDS encoding YciI family protein: MKYLCLVYCEESLLHSLPDSPADAECMAYAESIQGSGRMLAAEALKPVQTATTVRVRGGHMSLTDGPFAETKEQLAGFYLVDARDLNEALNIAKGIPAARVGSVEVRPIRDLQP; this comes from the coding sequence ATGAAATACCTTTGCCTGGTCTACTGTGAAGAAAGTCTGCTGCACAGCCTGCCTGACAGCCCTGCCGATGCCGAGTGCATGGCCTACGCCGAGTCGATTCAGGGCAGTGGCCGGATGCTCGCCGCCGAGGCGCTCAAGCCGGTACAGACCGCCACCACGGTGCGCGTGCGTGGTGGTCACATGAGCCTGACCGATGGGCCTTTTGCCGAAACCAAGGAGCAACTGGCCGGCTTCTATCTGGTCGATGCCCGCGACCTGAATGAAGCCTTGAACATTGCCAAGGGCATACCTGCCGCCAGGGTCGGCAGTGTTGAAGTGAGGCCGATCCGCGACTTGCAACCTTGA
- a CDS encoding DNA-3-methyladenine glycosylase family protein, which translates to MSAFFRQAEQFLAALDCQWAAHIQAIGPCLHQPRPERDPYQALVRAIAYQQLHVKAGDAILGRFLALYPGVDFPSPEQVVATPTEQLRACGFSASKLTTIQGIAKARQEGVVPDHQEALSLDDEQLIERLVSLRGVGRWTVEMLLIYTLERMDILPADDFGVREGYRRLQGLDTQPTRRQMIELGNAWQPYRTIAAWYLWRVPSSRV; encoded by the coding sequence ATGAGCGCGTTTTTCCGCCAGGCCGAGCAGTTTCTCGCCGCACTCGATTGCCAATGGGCCGCCCATATTCAGGCCATTGGCCCTTGCCTGCATCAGCCACGCCCCGAGCGTGACCCCTATCAAGCCCTGGTGCGCGCCATCGCCTATCAGCAACTGCATGTGAAGGCCGGCGATGCGATTCTCGGGCGCTTCCTCGCCCTTTACCCTGGCGTGGACTTTCCCAGCCCCGAACAGGTAGTGGCCACCCCGACCGAACAACTGCGCGCCTGCGGCTTCTCGGCCAGTAAACTGACCACTATTCAAGGCATCGCCAAGGCGCGCCAGGAAGGTGTGGTGCCAGACCATCAAGAAGCCCTGAGCCTGGATGACGAGCAGTTGATCGAGCGCCTGGTCAGTTTGCGTGGCGTCGGCCGCTGGACGGTGGAGATGCTGCTGATTTATACCCTCGAACGTATGGATATCCTGCCCGCCGATGATTTTGGCGTACGCGAGGGCTACCGCCGCCTGCAAGGGCTAGACACGCAGCCCACACGCCGACAGATGATCGAACTTGGCAATGCCTGGCAGCCTTACCGCACCATCGCGGCCTGGTACCTGTGGCGGGTGCCGAGTTCGCGAGTTTGA
- a CDS encoding threonine dehydratase produces MFDLTALREAARLVHASVPATAQYAWPRLAERLGCDVWVKHENHAPTGAFKVRGGLLYVQWLLEQKPQVRGLVTATRGNHGQSMALAARNAGLPIIIVVPQGNSREKNAAMRALGAELIEYGADFDQSREEAARQAQQHGYEMVPSFHPQLVRGVATYALELFEAVADLDCVYVPIGMGSGICGLIQARNLLGLRTEIVGVVSSAADAFALSFEQGHIVTTATANTFADGMACRLPVPEAFEIVQQHAARIVRVSDEEIAQAMRIYHEDTHNTAEGAGAAGLAALMQERERQHGRKVAVILSGANVDRQRYAQVLGV; encoded by the coding sequence ATGTTCGACCTGACTGCCCTGCGAGAAGCTGCCCGTCTGGTGCATGCCAGTGTGCCCGCCACTGCTCAGTATGCCTGGCCACGGCTGGCCGAACGGCTGGGGTGCGACGTCTGGGTCAAGCATGAGAACCACGCGCCGACCGGTGCCTTCAAGGTACGTGGGGGCCTGCTGTATGTGCAATGGCTGCTGGAGCAAAAGCCGCAGGTTCGCGGGCTGGTCACCGCAACCCGTGGCAATCATGGGCAGAGCATGGCCCTGGCGGCGCGTAATGCGGGGCTGCCGATCATCATTGTTGTGCCGCAAGGCAATTCGCGGGAAAAAAATGCGGCGATGCGGGCCCTTGGCGCGGAGCTGATCGAGTACGGCGCAGACTTTGACCAGTCCCGTGAAGAGGCCGCACGGCAGGCGCAGCAGCATGGCTACGAAATGGTCCCCTCGTTCCACCCGCAACTGGTGCGCGGAGTGGCCACCTATGCGCTGGAACTGTTTGAGGCGGTTGCTGACCTCGACTGTGTCTACGTCCCAATCGGCATGGGTTCGGGCATTTGTGGGCTGATTCAGGCGCGTAACCTGCTGGGCCTGCGCACCGAAATCGTTGGTGTGGTGTCCAGTGCCGCCGATGCCTTCGCCTTGAGTTTTGAGCAAGGCCACATCGTTACCACCGCCACGGCCAACACCTTCGCCGATGGCATGGCCTGCCGGCTTCCGGTGCCTGAAGCCTTCGAGATTGTCCAACAGCATGCGGCGCGGATCGTGCGGGTCAGCGACGAAGAAATCGCCCAAGCCATGCGGATTTATCACGAAGACACCCACAACACCGCCGAAGGCGCGGGTGCGGCGGGTTTGGCCGCGTTGATGCAAGAGCGCGAGCGCCAGCACGGTCGCAAGGTAGCGGTGATCCTGAGTGGTGCCAACGTTGATCGGCAGCGTTATGCGCAGGTGCTGGGTGTTTAG
- a CDS encoding MaoC family dehydratase, with product MTQVTNTPYEALEVGQTASFSKTVEERDIQLFAAMSGDHNPVHLDAEFAAKSMFKERIAHGMFSGALISAAVACELPGPGTIYLGQTMSFQKPVKFGDTLTVRLEILEKLPKFKVRIATRVFNQNDELVVDGEAEILAPRKQQTVELVSPPPITIG from the coding sequence ATGACCCAGGTCACCAACACGCCCTACGAAGCCCTTGAAGTCGGCCAGACGGCCAGTTTCAGCAAGACCGTCGAAGAACGTGACATCCAGCTATTCGCTGCCATGTCCGGTGACCATAACCCGGTGCACCTGGATGCTGAGTTCGCCGCCAAGAGCATGTTCAAGGAACGCATTGCCCACGGCATGTTCAGCGGCGCGCTGATCAGTGCCGCGGTGGCCTGCGAACTGCCAGGGCCAGGCACCATTTACCTGGGCCAGACCATGAGCTTTCAGAAGCCGGTGAAGTTCGGCGACACCCTGACGGTCCGCCTGGAAATCCTGGAAAAGCTGCCCAAGTTCAAGGTCCGTATCGCCACCCGCGTGTTCAACCAGAACGATGAGCTGGTGGTCGATGGTGAGGCCGAGATCCTCGCCCCGCGCAAACAGCAGACTGTTGAGTTGGTCAGCCCGCCACCGATCACCATCGGTTAA